In one Portunus trituberculatus isolate SZX2019 chromosome 31, ASM1759143v1, whole genome shotgun sequence genomic region, the following are encoded:
- the LOC123511239 gene encoding speckle-type POZ protein B-like isoform X2 gives MVGHAHSVLGGGGGGGGGGGGHVSSGASSMSVSRVPSPLPAENNMPVAENWCYTQVKVIKFSYMWSINNFSFCREEMGEVLKSSTFSAGANDKLKWCLRVNPKGLDEESKDYLSLYLLLVSSNKSEVRAKFKFSILNAKREETKAMESQRAYRFVQGKDWGFKKFIRRDFLLDEANGLLPDDKLTLYCEVSVVADSVNISGQSNAIHFKVPDCRLSDELGSLFESQRFSDVTLSVAGREFQAHKAILAARSPVFAAMFAHEMEERKHNRVEIQDVEHEVLREMLRFIYTGKATNLEKMADDLLAAADKYALERLKVMCEEALCVNLSTENAADVLILADLHSADQLKAQAIEFINTHATDVMETQGWKSMIQSHPHLIAEAFRALATQQIPPIGPPRKRIKASP, from the exons ATGG ttGGCCACGCCCACTCAGTTTTGggcgggggcggcggcggcggcggaggcggtggCGGCCACGTCAGCTCGGGTGCCTCCAGCATGTCTGTGTCGCGCGTGCCCTCCCCGCTGCCCGCCGAGAACAACATGCCCGTGGCGGAGAACTGGTGCTACACACAG GTGAAGGTGATAAAGTTCAGCTACATGTGGTCCATCAACAACTTCAGTTTCTGCCGCGAGGAGATGGGCGAGGTGCTCAAGTCATCCACCTTCTCCGCCGGGGCCAACGACAAGCTGAAGTG GTGTCTGCGAGTGAACCCCAAGGGGCTGGATGAGGAGAGCAAGGACTACCTCTCGCTGTACCTGCTGCTCGTGTCCTCCAATAAGTCTGAGGTGCGGGCCAAGTTCAAGTTTTCCATCCTCAACGCCAAGAGAGAGGAAACCAAAGCCATGG AGAGTCAGCGCGCCTACAGGTTCGTGCAGGGCAAGGACTGGGGCTTCAAGAAGTTCATCCGCAGAGACTTCTTGTTGGATGAGGCTAATGGACTGCTGCCGGATGACAAGCTGACCCTCTACTGTGAG GTGTCGGTGGTGGCAGACAGTGTCAACATCTCCGGGCAGAGCAATGCCATTCACTTCAAGGTTCCTGACTGCCGCCTCTCTGATGAGTTGGGCAGCCTCTTTGAGTCCCAGCGATTCTCAGATGTGACTCTGTCTGTGGCCGGCCGAGAGTTCCAGGCTCACAAAGCTATCCTGGCAG CCCGGTCCCCTGTGTTTGCTGCCATGTTCGCCCATGAGATGGAGGAGCGGAAGCACAACCGAGTGGAGATCCAGGACGTGGAACATGAAGTGTTGAGGGAAATGCTCCGCTTCATCTACACTGGCAAGGCGACCAACCTAGAGAAGATGGCAGATGATTTACTAGCAGCAGccgacaag TATGCCCTGGAGAGACTCAAGGTGATGTGTGAGGAGGCCCTTTGTGTCAACCTCAGCACCGAGAACGCGGCTGACGTGCTCATCCTGGCTGACCTGCACTCCGCCGACCAACTCAAGGCTCAGGCCATTGAATTCATAAACAC ACACGCCACAGATGTCATGGAAACGCAGGGCTGGAAATCCATGATCCAGTCCCACCCGCACCTCATCGCCGAGGCCTTCCGAGCCCTGGCCACCCAGCAGATCCCGCCCATCGGCCCGCCCCGCAAGAGGATAAAGGCCAGTCCCTGA
- the LOC123511240 gene encoding gastrula zinc finger protein XlCGF67.1-like: MDGSRRFVCDECGEILNSSSRHVQHSLSHRGVTVFCCEKCEEVFLSESKLNQHLDEHNSNKRFECEVCGKRFHKSVDVRAHTLDHYGVKEFKCKECGKEFGTRKNLVQHSKIHSDVKEYQCFRCGSEFRWKGHLTQHMKRVHNLEKSFFCDKCGGGFFRKKCLIKHKFVCCFRKREQNCSGDDIKFTSKNQLEATKNPTKAELYVCEQCDKVFTHKSHLTLHVNKRHQGMSKHTCPECGRSFSQRDHLNVHMNSCTK, from the coding sequence ATGGATGGGAGCAGGAGGTTTGTGTGTGACGAGTGTGGGGAGATcctgaacagcagcagcaggcatgTGCAGCACTCCCTGTCACACCGAGGAGTAACTGTGTTCTGCTGTGAAAAGTGTGAGGAAGTGTTCCTGAGTGAGAGTAAGCTGAACCAACACTTGGACGAGCACAATTCTAATAAGAGATTTGAATGTGAAGTATGTGGAAAACGGTTCCACAAATCAGTAGATGTGAGAGCGCATACATTAGACCATTATGGGGTAAAGGAATTTAAATGTAAAGAGTGTGGGAAAGAGTTTGGTACCAGGAAGAATCTTGTTCAACACAGCAAGATCCACTCTGATGTGAAGGAATATCAGTGTTTCAGGTGTGGCAGTGAGTTCAGATGGAAGGGTCACCTCACACAACACATGAAGAGAGTCCACAACCTAGAGAAAAGTTTCTTCTGTGACAAGTGTGGTGGAGGTTTCTTCAGAAAGAAGTGCCTAATTAAACACAAATTTGTATGCTGttttagaaagagagaacagaatTGCAGTGGTGATGATATAAAGTTTACATCAAAGAACCAACTAGAAGCAACAAAGAATCCCACGAAGGCGgagctgtatgtgtgtgagcaGTGCGACAAAGTCTTCACCCACAAGAGTCACCTCACTCTGCATGTCAACAAGCGGCATCAGGGAATGAGCAAGCACACCTGTCCTGAGTGTGGCAGGTCCTTCAGCCAGCGGGACCATCTCAACGTGCACATGAATTCCTGCACCAAATAG